DNA sequence from the Brevundimonas sp. NIBR10 genome:
GAGGAGGATGTGGAGACCATCCGGGAACTGGATCTGGCCACCCTGGCCTTCGGGCCGCCCATCTCGGCCAAGGCCGGACGCGATGTTCTTTATGGACTGAGGGACTCGGCCGGGCGCTATCTGGGGGCGGCCTATTACGGGGACCGGCTGGAGTACGCCTTCGCCGAGCCGGCTCTGGCCGCCCATCACCGCGCCCTGAACCGCTTCTTCGAGGATGACTGCGACGTCTACTTCACGGATGTGGATGTGTCGCGCAACCGCCTGATCGCCCGTGTCACGGGCCCCCGGGAACCGGGTGCCTGGTATTTCTACGATCGAGCGGCGCAGAGGATCGTCAATGTCGGCGCGCGCCAGGATCTCGACCCTGCGCGCCTGGGACCGGGTGAGGTCCTCAAGGTCCGCACACGGGACGGTGCCGAGATCGAGGCCTATCTGACCGCCCCGCCGTCCCGGCGACCTGGGCCGCTCGTCGTCCTGGCCCACGGCGGGCCCGAGGCGAGGGATATGAGAAACTGGGATCGACAGGCCCAGGTCCTGGCCGCCCAGGGCTGGTGGGTGCTGCAGCCGAACTTTCGGGGGTCGGGCGGCTATGGCCTGGCCTTCGCCAAACAGGGCTGGGGCCGCTGGGGCGACCGGATGCAGGAGGATGTCGAGGACGCCGTGGCTCATGCGATTTCGGCGCGCGGCCTGGACGGCCGCAGGGTCGCCATCATGGGAACCAGCTACGGCGGCTACGCGGCCATGATGGGGGCGGTGAAGACGCCGGGCCTGTACAGGGCCGCCATCTCGATCTGCGGCGTTTCGGACCTTCCCGATATCCTCGAATGGGAGAAGCGACAGGACGACTCGCCGGGCCAGGAGATCTTCGATTTCTGGTCAAAGCGGATCGGCGTGCTGGGCGTCGATGACGACAGGCTGTCGGCCGCCTCACCGCGTCGGCGCGTTGCCGAGATCGCCTGTCCCGTCTTCCTGGTTCACGGCACCGACGATCCGATCGTGCCGGTGACGCAGACCCGTCGCCTGAACGCCGCCCTGCGCGACGCAGGAAAGCGGGTCGAGTTCGTCGAGGTCAACGACGCCGGCCACGCCGATTGGGAGGACGACAAGGAGCAGGAGCTGATGGGCCGCTACGTCGCTCTGCTGACCCGGGCTTTCGCCTGATCAGCGCGATCCCGAACAGACCGGGCAGTCCGGGTCGGCGGTGATCCGCACGGTGCGCGCGGTCGCTGACAGGCCTTCGTAGAGCAGCAGCCGCCCGGTCAGGGGCTCGCCGGCGCCGGTGATGAGCTTGATCGTCTCAAGCGCCGCCATCGCACCGACCACCCCGGCCAGGGCACCTACGACGCCGACGCGCGCGCAGGTCTCGGCGTCGGGGGGAATCTCGGGGACCAGGCACTGATAGCAGGGGCGACCGGCGAAGACCCCGACCTGACCCGACCAGCGGCCCAGGGCGCCGGACACCAGGGGCACGCCTTCGGCGACACAGGCGGCGTTGACGGCGAACCGGGTCTGGAAATCGTCGGTGCCGTCCAGAACGACGTCGTGACCGGCGATCAGCGTGCGGGCGTTGTCGGCGGTTAGCGGCCCGGCGACTGTCTCGATATGGACCCGGGGGTTGAGTGCGGTCAGGCGCTCGGCCCCGGCCTCGACCTTGGGGCGGCCTAAGTCGTCGCCGGTGAACAGGATCTGGCGTTGCAGGTTGGAGAGGGCGACCGTGTCCGGATCGACGAGGGTCAGGGTTCCGACACCGGCCGCAGCCAGATACAGGGCCGCTGGTCCTCCGACCCCGCCAGCGCCGACGATCAGCACCCGGGCGGCGGCCAGCTTCTGCTGCCCCGGACCGCCGATCTCGGCGAGCACCAGATGGCGGGCATAGCGTTCGACGTCGTCATCGGTGAACTGGGGCACGCCTGCTTCTAGGGCGTGGCGGGCGCGATGTCAGGCCCCGCTGCGACAGGGGTGGCTCAGGCCGCCTGACGATAGTCCAGCATGGCTTCGACGTCGCGCACGGTCAGCAGTTCGAGATCGGCCAGGCCGACCTTGGACAAGGTCTCGGCCGGTTGGTGGCAGTAGCCCGCCGCCTCGGCCAGGAGACGGCTGTGGATCGGGGTGTCGGCCAGGACCTGGAGGTCCTTCATCCTGGGATCGGCCTGCATCCGGCGCAGCATGCGATCGACGTCGAGACGCTTGCCTTCGACGACCTGAACCATACGGCCTTCAAACAGGAGCATGGCGCTGCAGATGTGGTCGCGACGATTGTTGGCGTCGGACGCGCCGAGAATCTCGGCGATCGACCAGTTGGACCGGCCCGCCAGGCCGACCATTTCGGCGGTCAGCATCAAGCGCGTAAGCATATAGTTTCTCCTGCCTGAATGGTCTGGTGGATGTTATTGCTAAGGTAGCGCTCACATGGGGCTATTTTAAGCCTACCAGCGGTCGTTGAAATTGCTCGGCAACCCGCTTGCACCGCCCCATTTCGGTCGCCATCTGAGCAGCATGACCCAGAACGAAACCCCCTCCGGCCCCGGATGGCACGGCACCACTATCCTGGCGGTGCGCAAGGACGGCCGCACGGTCATCGCCGGCGACGGCCAGGTCTCGATGGGGCCGACCATCGTCAAGGGCGCGGCACGCAAGGTCCGCGTCCTGGCGGGCGGCAAGGTCCTGGCGGGGTTCGCGGGAGCCACGGCCGACGCCTTCACCCTGATCGAGCGGCTGGAGGCCAAGCTGGAGCAGTACCCGGACCAGTTGGCGCGGGCCTGCGTCGACCTGGCCAAGGACTGGCGGACGGATCGGTATCTGCGGCGGCTCGAAGCGATGCTGCTGGTCGCCGATTCGACGTCGATCTTCACCGTGACCGGGGTCGGCGATGTGCTGGAGCCCGAGCACGGCGTGGCGGCGGTGGGGTCAGGCGGCAACTATGCCCTGTCGGCGGCCCTGGCGCTGTTGCAGAACTCGGACCTCGACGCCGAGGCGATCGCGCGGAAGTCGATGGCGATCGCGGCGAGTATCTGCGTCTATACGAACGGGAATCTGACGGTCGAAACCCTACAGAGTTGACGAATGACACAGACTATCTCGGCGAAACGGGCAGTGGGCCACGGCCTTCTCACCGTGAATGGAACCGTGATGTTGATGATGTTCGGGCCGCCCGCGATCGTCGGTGTCGTCTTCTGGCTGTTGGGAATGCAAGACATCGGTGGCTTGATCGCGCTGATTGTCATTGTCCCCTCATGGATCGGTGCCTGGATTGCATGG
Encoded proteins:
- a CDS encoding alpha/beta fold hydrolase; its protein translation is MSLRKPRPGLSRRDMVLALAVGGVGITQVGRVEAAPMQRGAPYVLADFFKPDRTRGVAMSPSGTRIAVVEQLGTTEAPHAVVDVLDAADPEGQARRIDLGPIDVERVYWGNDRRLLIRVVTKLEIGRRTSAGSNIRTGGGELWNRRIVSIDIDSGARVTLFEGERSRARGNLDLGQIVDLLPRDPDHVLMLAYEPGGFLALYRADINDGTAERLERGNSGTFRWDTLNGQAVLRHDINARGTLESVYARAPGQTEWTLVRRTRFIDAPDFSFVGGTDRPGVVLVSARTGEEDVETIRELDLATLAFGPPISAKAGRDVLYGLRDSAGRYLGAAYYGDRLEYAFAEPALAAHHRALNRFFEDDCDVYFTDVDVSRNRLIARVTGPREPGAWYFYDRAAQRIVNVGARQDLDPARLGPGEVLKVRTRDGAEIEAYLTAPPSRRPGPLVVLAHGGPEARDMRNWDRQAQVLAAQGWWVLQPNFRGSGGYGLAFAKQGWGRWGDRMQEDVEDAVAHAISARGLDGRRVAIMGTSYGGYAAMMGAVKTPGLYRAAISICGVSDLPDILEWEKRQDDSPGQEIFDFWSKRIGVLGVDDDRLSAASPRRRVAEIACPVFLVHGTDDPIVPVTQTRRLNAALRDAGKRVEFVEVNDAGHADWEDDKEQELMGRYVALLTRAFA
- the moeB gene encoding molybdopterin-synthase adenylyltransferase MoeB — its product is MPQFTDDDVERYARHLVLAEIGGPGQQKLAAARVLIVGAGGVGGPAALYLAAAGVGTLTLVDPDTVALSNLQRQILFTGDDLGRPKVEAGAERLTALNPRVHIETVAGPLTADNARTLIAGHDVVLDGTDDFQTRFAVNAACVAEGVPLVSGALGRWSGQVGVFAGRPCYQCLVPEIPPDAETCARVGVVGALAGVVGAMAALETIKLITGAGEPLTGRLLLYEGLSATARTVRITADPDCPVCSGSR
- a CDS encoding BLUF domain-containing protein, producing MLTRLMLTAEMVGLAGRSNWSIAEILGASDANNRRDHICSAMLLFEGRMVQVVEGKRLDVDRMLRRMQADPRMKDLQVLADTPIHSRLLAEAAGYCHQPAETLSKVGLADLELLTVRDVEAMLDYRQAA
- the hslV gene encoding ATP-dependent protease subunit HslV, with translation MTQNETPSGPGWHGTTILAVRKDGRTVIAGDGQVSMGPTIVKGAARKVRVLAGGKVLAGFAGATADAFTLIERLEAKLEQYPDQLARACVDLAKDWRTDRYLRRLEAMLLVADSTSIFTVTGVGDVLEPEHGVAAVGSGGNYALSAALALLQNSDLDAEAIARKSMAIAASICVYTNGNLTVETLQS